A window of Kribbella sp. NBC_00382 genomic DNA:
CAACACCGAGCAGCTCGTCTTCCACCTCGACTACGCCAAACGGAACGGCGCCACCGAGAGCGAGCTCATCGAGGCCATCACCCATCTGGCCTTCTATTGCGGCTGGCCCAAGGCCATGTCGGCGATGACCATCGCCAAGCAGGTCTTCGCCGCCGATGCCAAGTAGCTACGGACGGCAGGAGACACGGTCGCCGAGCCCACTCGTCAGGACGGTGCCGGGGGAGTCCAGTCGGGGAGCGCTTGGAGGACGTGGCCGAGGAGGTCGCGGAGTTGGCCGTACCGCTGGGGGCCCAGCGACTCGCGGACGTGTCTTTCGAGGTCGCTGATGATGCGCTCGGCCTTCTCGAGGTCCGCGTGACCGTTCTCGGTGAGGTGAAGCTCCTGCACGCTGCGGTGCCGGGGATGCAATCGCCGTTCGATCAGCCCTCGCTCGATCAGCTTGGCGGTCAGGAGGGCGACCGCCTGTGGCGTGATGCCGACCAATCGGGCCAGTTCCGCTCCGGTGATGCCAGGCGTGGTCCGCAGGTTCATCAGTACGGCGTACTGCGAGCCGGACATGCCTACTGCGCGCAACGGCGGCTCCTTCACCGTCTGCATGGCCAGATCCGCCCTCCGCAACGCCCACGTCACCCGGTCCAACGCGTCAGGATCACCAGTGGTGGAGCGGGGCCTGTCCATGGACACACTCTATTGCACCTGCGACGCATCAAGTACTTGATACGCATCAAGTGCTATATTTTTGGTATGACTCCTCGACCAAAGGCTTTGATCACCGGCGCCAGCGGCGGAATCGGTGCCGCGTTGGCGCTGGCCTTCGCGGAACGCGGCTACGACCTGGTACTGCTCGCGCGCCGGAGTGATCGCCTCGAAGAGGTTGCCGCCGGCACCGCGAGGTTCGGTGCCTCGGCGGAGACCCTCGTCACCGATCTGTCCACTCCCGACGGGCTGGCCGGCGCGGCTGAGCGAGCCGCGGCAGGCGACCTGGATCTGCTGATTTCGAACGCCGGCGCTGCGGGCTATGCCCCACTGCGCGAGGTGTCCGCCGCTGACGTCGATGCGCTGTGGCGCCTCAACTCCACTGCCCCGGTCACCCTCTCGCACGCCGTACTTCCGTCGCTGTTGGCCAAGGGCGAAGGCGCCATCGTGACGATCGCCTCGTTGCTGGCGTTCAGTTCGGGCATGACCGCCGCCCAGCTGCCGGCTCGTACCCTGTACGCGGCAGCGAAGTCGGCGACGGTCGCGTTCACGCGCACGCTGGCGACCGAACTGGTCGGGACCGGCGTCCAGGCCATGGTGGTCTGCCCGGGGCAGGTTGCGACCGAATGGTCCGGCGGGGCCAACCGCAACCGCCCGGACGCAATGTCTGCCGAGGACGTCGCAACCGCGACCGCGGTCGCGCTCGCCCGAGGCGAAACGGTATGTGCACCGGGACTGTCGGGGACTGAGGCACTGGACCGGCTGCAGGAGGCCGAGCGTGCTCTCCTCGCCGCAGGAAGCCGATCATCGCTGGCCGACCGGTATGCCGACGCGTCGCAATGACCGAACCAGGACAAGCGCTATGACATCGTCCGAGTCCCAATTCATCGACGTCCACACGCATTTCCTCACGGAGTCGTACGTCCGCCAGGCGACCACCGCCGGCCATGCCCATCCCGACGGAATGGACCGGTGGCCGGTCTGGTCGCCGGAGGCGCACCTGGAGTTGATGGATCGCAACGGCATCCAGGCTGCCCTGCTGTCGATGTCCTCTCCGGGCGTGCACTTCGGAGACGACGACAGCGCCCGCCGGCTGGCCCGGGAGGTCAACGAGGACGCCGCTGGTCTGGTCGCTGATCATCCGGACCGGTTCGGGTTCTTCGCGTCTGTCCCGCTGCCCGATGTCGAGGGCGCCCTCGAAGAGGTTGCCTACAGCATCGATCATCTCGGCGCGGACGGCGTCGTACTGATGACCAATGCTCGCGGCAAGTACCTGGGGGACAGCAGCTTCGAGCCGGTCTTCGCGGAGCTGGACCGACGCCGGGCCGTCGCCTTCCTGCATCCCACCTCGCCGGTGTGCTGGGAACAGTCGGCGCTCGGGCGGCCCCGCCCGATGGTCGAGTACATCTTCGACACCGCGCGGACCGTGACGGATCTGCTCATGTCGGGGGTGCTCGAGCGATACCCGGACCTGACAGTGATCGTTCCGCATTGTGGTGGTGCGTTGCCGGTCCTGGCCGACCGCATCAACGAGTTCATGGCGATGTTCCTGGGCTCACCACAACCGGACGCGCCCGACGCCGTGGAACAACTGCGTCGCCTGTACTACGACATCGCCGGCCCAGCCTTGCCGCGGCACCTTCCGGCGCTCCTCGAACTCGCTCTCCCGGACCGCCTGCTGTTCGGCAGCGACTACTGCTGGACTCCGGCCCCGGTCGCCGACAGACACATCGCGGCCGTCGATGCCACCAGGCCGCCGGTCGAGGGAGCCACCTGGCGGTCGCTGACGACGGCCAATGCGCGGGGCCTGTTTCCCCGACTCACTGGCGTTGCCGCACCGAAATCCGACAGTTAGAAAGGCACGTCATGTCCATCACCAAGGCCGAACTCGAGTACCTGTCCACGCAACGGCTGGGGCGGCTGGCGACCGTGCAGCCGAACGGCACCCTCCAGGTCAGCCCGGTCGGGTTCCGGGTCAACGAAAGCACCGGCACGGTCGACATCGCCGGCCGCGCGATGGCCGTCAGCAGGAAGTTCCGCAACGTCGCCGAGAACGGTCAGCTGGCGTTCGTCATCGACGACTTCGTCTCGTTGGAGCCGTGGCGGCCACGGTGCGTAGAGATCCGCGGTGAAGGCGAGGCGATCACCGAGCCCACCGACTCCGCCTGGGCTGTCGACCTCGCACAGACAGGCTTCGACGGCGCCATCATCCGCATTCACCCGAAACGGATCATCAGCTTCGGTCTCGACGAGGCCGAAACCGACGTCTACGACTACAAGGTCAGCAACCGAACCGTCGACTGACCGGCGATCAGCCCGACTTCGGTGGCTGATCGCCGGTGGCAGTCGTGACTCAGCCGGCGAACCTGACGGAGTCGAACTGGTTTGTCGCCGACTGAGTGACGTCGTGTGAGGTGGAGAAGATTCCTGCGTCCTGCCGTGCCGCGGCCGAGGTCAGTGTCACCGGCGCGCCGATCGGGACGTAGTTCCGGCCGTCGTAGGAGTACGAGGCAGCGAACGAGGTTCCGGATCGGGTGAGCTTGACCCAGACCGGGCGATAGCTGTCGACGGTCGCCCGTGCGTCGGTGTCCAGGTAGCCGTCGCCGTTGGCGTCCCACTCGAACACGACACCGTTGCGGGCGGTGGCCGCGACGACGGCATAGCCGGCCGAGACCCCCGCCTTGGTCATGTCGTTGCGAACCATGACTCCGGATTTGGCCCAGACGTTGGCGTCGTTGATAGAGACGACCCGGGCGGAAACGCTTGTCTGCTGCCCGAGCGCGCCGGCCCGGTAGATCGCGCCGAACTGGTCGTCGTGCTGACCGCCGGCGCCCCAGACGTCGGCCCCGGCGGCCGCGATCCCGAAGGCTCCGCCGCTCTGGCCGAAGTACGAGCTGACTGCCGAGGTCCCGGCGGTGGAGAAACCGGCGGCGACGGGCGCGGCGACCGGGCAGCCGCTGAAGCCGAACTGGTTCGCGTTCAGCGACGTCCGGTACTGAGCTGCGACACCCGCGGCGCAGATCACGTCACGCGCGCCGGCCGGCCAGTTGGCACCGCTGATCTTGAGGTTGTTGATCAGCTTGTTGTTGTGCGCGGCGGCGTTGGGTGCGGAGACTCCACCGGAGTTGTACCAATTGTTCTGGATGACGTTGTCGCTGGTGTTGTTCCGGAGGCTGCCGGCGTTGGTGAAGACGAACGAACCGCCCTGGACCACGTTGTTCTCGTACGTCATCGAGCGCGATCCCTCGTCGAGGTACAGGCCTACCCCCGAGATGTTGAACAGGTAGTTCTTGTCGACCACGGTGCCGGGGCTGGCGGAGAGGTTGTAGACCGATCCGCCGTCGGCGAAGCGTGCCTTCGTGTTGTGCACGAGGTTGCCCTCGACGCGGTTGTCCTTGAGGGTGGTCGGTGTCGAGTAGAGCGGGTTCCAGTTGTAGTAGCCCCGGTCGACGTAGTCGTTCGAGCCGCCGGCGTCGTTGATGCCCCAGCCGTAGCCGGTGTCGATGCCGTCGTACGGGACGTTGGAGACCTCGTTGTGCAGGATCCTGGCGTTGGTGACGTAGGTGCTGAGGATGCCGCTGTTGTCCTTGTAGTCCACGGCCACCCGGTTGATCGTGTTGTTCTCGATCAGGATGTCGTGATTGGCCATCCGCGGGTCGCTCGGGTGGTGCGCGTCGGGCAGTACTCCGCCGACCGCGACGCCGTGTCCGCTGTTCTCGACGAACCGGTTGCCGACCACATCGATGTCGCCGGCGCCGAGCCCGACCCCGGACACGGTGGCGTTCGCGTCGTTCCCGATCCCCAGCGCGGACTGCCCGAGGTTGGTGAAGGTGTTTCCCGTGAACGAGATGCGGCTGGCGGCCGATACCTGTACCGCGGCCGGTTCCTGGTACCACGAAGTGCGCGCTCGCTCGAACATCTCACAGCCGCGGGAGCAGCTCGTGAACGCGTCGGCGGGCCGATAGTCGTAGGCGCCCTTGAGGAAGAGCCCGTTCTGCTGGTCGGCATAGCCGTCGACGGACGGGCCGAGCCACGACGTCCCGGAGAACTGGATGCCGTCGAAGGCGAGCCCGGTGACCGGCTCGTCGTAGGTGCCACCGATGCTGATCAGGGACTGCAGCCGGGGCAGCTCGATGTTGAGCTGGTTCGGGTCGACGCCGTCGGCCGGCTTGTAGTAGAGCTTGCCGCCGGTCGGGTCGATGTACCACTGACCGACCTGGGTGAGGAAGCTCAGCGAGTTGTCGAGGTACCAGCTCGGCCCCGCCAGGAAGGATCGCTGGACCGTGTCCCAGCCCCAGGTGTTGTTGTCCCAGGCCGGCTGCGCCATCGTGATCTCGGTCGCGCTGATGCTCTGCACCGGCGAGTACCGGTTGGTGAAGTCGCCCAGCGACTCGAACTCGATCCGGCGCTGGTCCGGAAGCGTCGCGAGATAGCTCAGGGCAGGGTTGTTGATGGTGAGACCGGTCGCCGTGGGGGTGACGTCCGCGTTGGCGACCCGGATGGCCGCGCGCGGAGCGATCACGCCGTTCACGTACAGCTGTCGGGTGTCGAGACCGGTCGGGGTGTCCGCTACCCAGATCCCGGGCCCCGCGCCGGACTTGGACCAGCCGCCGACCTTCGACGCGCCCGTGATGACCGGGTGAGCGCCGGGCGCGGCGGTCCAGCGGATGGTGTGGTCGCCGCCGCCGTCCTCGGCCCTGAACCGGAGCGAGCTGGCGAGCCGGTAGTTGCCGTCGGCAAGTTTCACGGTCACGTCGCCGTGCTTCGCGGCCGGCCGGACCACCTTCTGAGCTCGTTCGAGGGAGCAGGGCTTGGACTGACTGCAGTGACCGGAGTCCTTGCCGTCCGGCGCTGCGTAGTAGACCGTCGCCGGCGCGGCCTGCGCAGTCAGCGGACTGAGCCCCGCTGACGCGATGACCGCTCCGGTGCCGAGGAGTGCGAGGACGGAGCTGCGCTTTCTTGGCCTGGTCATCGAGCGTCGTGATTCAGACGTCAACGTCATGTTCGATCGCTTCCTGTCGGAGGTATCCGAGACAGAGTTAACATACGTATGATGTTTGCGACAAGAGCTCGGGTGCTCTGAATGTGCCTAGCTCGGCCGGGCGGGATCCGGCGCGAGGCCGCTCGCGTGCAGCTCCTCCCACAGCGATTCCGGGATGTCCTCGCGGTACCGGTCTGCCGTGCTCTGCGCGTGCTCCTCGGTGCGCATTCCGGTGACCACCGACACCACCGTGGGATGACGCAAGGGGTACTGGAGGGCGGCCGCGGGAAGGCTGACACCGTGCCGCTCGCACACCTCGGCGAGGGCGGTGGCCCGTTCGACGACAGGTCTCGGCGCCCGTCCGTAGTCGTAGCGCGCCGAGCCGTCGACGGTCGACGTGCTGAGCAGGCCGGAGTTGTAGACCGCCGCGGCGACCACTCCGATGCCGCGCTCGGTCGCGACGGGTAACAGGTCGCGAAGGGCTGACTGGTCGAGGAGGGTGAGCCGGCCGGCGACCATGACGACATCGACGTCCGTCCGCTCGACGAACTCGGACAGCATCGCCGACTGGTTCATGCCCGCGCCGATCGCACCGACCACGCCTTGCTCCCGAAGCTCAACCAGGGTTGCGATCCCGGTGGTCGAGGCTGCCTCCCAGTGGTCGTCCGGATCGTGCAGGTAGGCGATATCGATTCGGTCCGTACCGAGCCGCGCGAGTGACTGCTCCACGGATCGGAGGATCCCGTCCCGACTGAAGTCCCAGACCCGCCGCCGGGTCGCGGGAACGACGAATCCGTCGTCGTCGGTCCGATCGGCCGTCTCCGGGCTCTCCACCAGCAGGCGCCCGACCTTCGACGAGATGAGGACGTCGGCGGCGGCGCCGGCCAGGGCTTGCCCGAGCCGGTGTTCGGAAAGGCCCAGGCCGTAGTGCGGTGCGGTGTCGAAGTACCGGATCCCCGCGTCGAGCGCGGCCGTGACGGCGCGCGTCGATCGCTCGTCCGTGGTTGCCGTGAACAGATTGCCGAACTGGGCGGCGCCGAGCCCCAGTTCGGTGAGGTGCTGGCCGGTGCGGAGGCGCCTGGTCGGCAGTGGCTGGGTGGATGCGCTTCGAAGGTTGTCCATGACCGCGACTGTACCGCCGTTCAACATACGTATTATGTTTCCGCCGATTCTGGGTTACGCTGCGAAAACCGAACGAGAAGGAAGTGGGAGCGATGCTGGCGGTGAGCTATGTAGGTGACCGGACGATGGTGGTCGAGGAGCGTGAACCTGCCGATCTCCGTCCGGGAGAGGTCCGGGTCGCCGTGGCCTATGTCGGCATTTGCGGTACCGATCTGCACGTGTTCCACGGCGACATGGACGCTCGGGTCAGCAAGCCGGCGACCATCGGGCACGAGATGTCGGGCACCGTCGCCGACCTGGGACCCGGCGTCGAGGGCTGGTCCATCGGCGACCCGGTGACCGTGATGCCGCTCGGGTGGGACGGGACGTGTCCGGCCTGCCGCGCCGGAAACGAACACATCTGTCAGCACCTGGACTTCATCGGTATCGACAGCCCGGGGGCTCTGCAGCAGTACTGGAACGTCCCGGCGTCAACCCTGGTGAGGCTGCCGGCCGGGGTATCACTGCGAGACGCCGCGCTCATCGAGCCGGTGGCAGTGGCGGTTCACGACGTCCGTCGGTCGGAGCTCGGGAACGGTGACAAGGCTGTCGTCATCGGCGCGGGACCTATCGGCGTACTGATCGCGACCGTCGCTGTCGCGTTCGGCGCGGACGTCGTGATCGCGGAGATCGACCCTGCCCGCAGGGCGGCCGCCGCCGGCCTGGGGCTCGCGACACTGGATCCCTCGTCCGTCGACCAGACCGCCTGGGTGGCGGAGTGGACTGCGGGCGCGGGCGCGGATGTCGTGTTCGAGGTCTCGGGATCCGCTGCCGCAGTTCGCAGTTCCACCGAGCTGATCAAGGTCCGCGGGACACTCGTCGTAGTGGCCATCCATCCCCAACCGCGCCCGATGGACCTCCACCGCGTGTTCTGGAGAGAGCTCAGGATCCTCGGCGCACGGGTCTATCAGCGACGGGACTTCGAGCGCGCGGCCGAACTCGTTGCCGAGGGCGCGATACCGGTGGAGAAGCTGGTGACCGGCGTCGTGCCGCTGGCCGAGGTTCAGTCGGCTTTCGGCGTCCTCGAAGCAGGGCAGGCGATGAAGCTCCTCGTCGAGCTGAACGCGTGATGAACCCGTTCGATCTGACCGGACGCCTCGCCGTGGTGACGGGAGCCAAGCGTGGGATCGGTTTCGCCGTCGCCGAGGCGCTGGCTGCCGCCGGTGCCGACGTCGTCGGGGTGTCGGCCACTCTCGACCCCTCGTCGTCGGAGATCGGGGATCGCGTGCGCAAGCACGGCCGTGAGTTCTCCGGCCATCGGGTGGACTTCGCCGACCGGGCAGCGGTGGTCGAGTTCGGCGAAGTGCTGGCGGCCGCCGACCGTCCGGTGGACATCCTGGTCAACAATGCCGGAACGATCCGCCGTGCGCCCGCGGCCGAGCATCCGCTCGCCTGGTTCGACGAGGTGCTGGAGGTCGATCTCACCAGCACGTTCGTGCTCAGCCAGATCCTGGGGCGGCGGATGCTGCGGGGCGGGTACGGCCGAATCGTCTTCACGGCCTCCCTGCTGTCGTTCCAGGGCGGCATCAATGTGCCGGGCTATGCCGCCGCGAAGTCCGGTACGGCCGGACTCGTCCGCGCGTTGTCCAACGAGTGGGCGGGCCGCGGCGTGACGGTGAACGGGATCGCTCCTGGCTACATCGCGACCGACAACACCCAAGCTCTTCAGGACGACCCCGATCGCTCCCGGGCCATCCTCGAGCGGATACCGGCAGGGCGATGGGGTGTGGCGCCCGATATCGCCGGCGCTGCCGTCTTCCTGGCGTCGGATGCGGCCGGCTATGTCTCCGGCACCGTTCTCCCGGTCGACGGCGGATGGCTCGGCCGCTGACGCACTCCGGATTTCGCCGTTCTCAGGCATGGTGAAACGTCATACGTATGCTCTATAGTCACGATCCAAATTGCACTCCGCGTTTGTCACCGGAGTCGAAGACAAGGACATCTGATGATCGGAATCAACACGGCGGTTCGATCCCGCCGTAGGTTGGCCGTGGCCGGGCTCTGCGCCGCCACCGCGTTCCTCGTCCTGGCCGGATGCGGTAGCAACACCAAGGCGGAGGACGGCCCCCGCGGCTTCCCCGAAGCCAAGCAGGACGCCACGTCGACGATCACGGTCTGGGTGGACGCCGACCGTCAGGCCGCCGCGAAGGCGTTCCAGAAGGCCAATCCGGACACCAAGATCCAGGTTGTCGCCTATGACGGGTCGGCGAACGGGTCCAACTCGTTCCGCACGAAGATGCAGCTGTTCGACCGGGCCGGCAGCGGCTGGCCCGACGTCGTGTTCTCGACCCAGAACAACGACGCGGCCTGGGCCAGTCAGCAGAGTGCGGGCAAGCAGGCTTTCGCGGCCGTGCTGGACAAAGGTCTGGTTCCTGGTGACACGCTCGCGAAATTCACTGCAGGCTCGCTCAACCCGTGCACCGTGGATGGCAAGGTGTACTGCCTCCGCAACGACCTCGCGCAGGCGGTGCTCTGGTACAACAAGAAGCTGATGGACCAGCTCGGCTACGCCGTCCCGACCACCTGGGAGGAGTACCAGGCACTCGGGGAGAAGGTGGCCAAGCAGCATCCCGGCTACATCATCGGTACCGCCGGTGACGCGTGGACGCCGGAGGTCTTCCTGTGGGCCAGCAAGTGCCAGGCCAACGACGTCACCGGTCCCAAGGCGGTCACGGTCAAGACCGACACGACCGAGTGCAAGCGGGCGGCGACGATGCTCGACACGCTCCGCGGGAACGGAACCGTCCCCGTCGTGAGCGTCTTCACCCCGGAGTTCGTGAAGAAGTACTCCGGCAAAGTGCTGATGATGCCCGGCCCCGCCTGGTACGCCGGAGCGATCTTCAACAACCCGCAGTCCCTGAACGTGCCCGCGGGCCAGCTGGGCATCGCCGCGCCGCTGCCGTGGAAGGGCGACGACAAGCCGGTCACCGGCAACGTGGGTGGCGGAACGTGGTTCATCTCCAGCCATTCCAAGAACCTCGCGGCTGCTGAGAAGTTCGCCGAGTTCGTCACCACTGCCGACGACTACCAGGTCAACGTCGCACCGGGATACCCGGCCTATGCGCCGGCAGCTGAGAAGTGGGTCGCGAAGCAGGAGTCCAGCAAGTACTTCGCCACTTCGCTGGAACCGGTCGTCACCGCCGCCTCGCAGGTATGGGACGGCTGGGGCTACGGAATCTTCAGCCAGGAAGCGATCTGGGCGAAGACGATGACGACCGGGATCACCGGTGGCAAGTCGATCGTCGACCTCCTGCCGACCTGGCAGCAGGCGATCGAGAATCAGGCCAAGGTCGACGGATACTCGGTGAGCTGAATGACCATCGCCGCACCGAGCGACCCGCTGATCGCCGGCGCCCCGGAGCGCCGGCGACCAGCGCCTGGTAACGGCCGGGCACCCGGTAGCACGCGGATCGGCTACGTCTTCGTCTCGCTCTACGCACTGCTCGCTGTCGCCTTCGGAGTCGTTCCTTCGTTGTACGCGGTCCTGCTGGCGTTCACCAACGGCGACGGCGGATTCGCCGGTCTCGGCAACTTCACGAAGGTCGTCGGGGACTTCCGGTTCTGGCCGGCCGTGCTCCACGTGGCCGTCTACCTCGTCATCTGGCTCGTCATGCTCGTCGTCCTCGTGGT
This region includes:
- a CDS encoding MarR family winged helix-turn-helix transcriptional regulator, producing MDRPRSTTGDPDALDRVTWALRRADLAMQTVKEPPLRAVGMSGSQYAVLMNLRTTPGITGAELARLVGITPQAVALLTAKLIERGLIERRLHPRHRSVQELHLTENGHADLEKAERIISDLERHVRESLGPQRYGQLRDLLGHVLQALPDWTPPAPS
- a CDS encoding SDR family NAD(P)-dependent oxidoreductase; the protein is MTPRPKALITGASGGIGAALALAFAERGYDLVLLARRSDRLEEVAAGTARFGASAETLVTDLSTPDGLAGAAERAAAGDLDLLISNAGAAGYAPLREVSAADVDALWRLNSTAPVTLSHAVLPSLLAKGEGAIVTIASLLAFSSGMTAAQLPARTLYAAAKSATVAFTRTLATELVGTGVQAMVVCPGQVATEWSGGANRNRPDAMSAEDVATATAVALARGETVCAPGLSGTEALDRLQEAERALLAAGSRSSLADRYADASQ
- a CDS encoding amidohydrolase family protein, which gives rise to MTSSESQFIDVHTHFLTESYVRQATTAGHAHPDGMDRWPVWSPEAHLELMDRNGIQAALLSMSSPGVHFGDDDSARRLAREVNEDAAGLVADHPDRFGFFASVPLPDVEGALEEVAYSIDHLGADGVVLMTNARGKYLGDSSFEPVFAELDRRRAVAFLHPTSPVCWEQSALGRPRPMVEYIFDTARTVTDLLMSGVLERYPDLTVIVPHCGGALPVLADRINEFMAMFLGSPQPDAPDAVEQLRRLYYDIAGPALPRHLPALLELALPDRLLFGSDYCWTPAPVADRHIAAVDATRPPVEGATWRSLTTANARGLFPRLTGVAAPKSDS
- a CDS encoding PPOX class F420-dependent oxidoreductase; translated protein: MSITKAELEYLSTQRLGRLATVQPNGTLQVSPVGFRVNESTGTVDIAGRAMAVSRKFRNVAENGQLAFVIDDFVSLEPWRPRCVEIRGEGEAITEPTDSAWAVDLAQTGFDGAIIRIHPKRIISFGLDEAETDVYDYKVSNRTVD
- a CDS encoding right-handed parallel beta-helix repeat-containing protein translates to MTRPRKRSSVLALLGTGAVIASAGLSPLTAQAAPATVYYAAPDGKDSGHCSQSKPCSLERAQKVVRPAAKHGDVTVKLADGNYRLASSLRFRAEDGGGDHTIRWTAAPGAHPVITGASKVGGWSKSGAGPGIWVADTPTGLDTRQLYVNGVIAPRAAIRVANADVTPTATGLTINNPALSYLATLPDQRRIEFESLGDFTNRYSPVQSISATEITMAQPAWDNNTWGWDTVQRSFLAGPSWYLDNSLSFLTQVGQWYIDPTGGKLYYKPADGVDPNQLNIELPRLQSLISIGGTYDEPVTGLAFDGIQFSGTSWLGPSVDGYADQQNGLFLKGAYDYRPADAFTSCSRGCEMFERARTSWYQEPAAVQVSAASRISFTGNTFTNLGQSALGIGNDANATVSGVGLGAGDIDVVGNRFVENSGHGVAVGGVLPDAHHPSDPRMANHDILIENNTINRVAVDYKDNSGILSTYVTNARILHNEVSNVPYDGIDTGYGWGINDAGGSNDYVDRGYYNWNPLYSTPTTLKDNRVEGNLVHNTKARFADGGSVYNLSASPGTVVDKNYLFNISGVGLYLDEGSRSMTYENNVVQGGSFVFTNAGSLRNNTSDNVIQNNWYNSGGVSAPNAAAHNNKLINNLKISGANWPAGARDVICAAGVAAQYRTSLNANQFGFSGCPVAAPVAAGFSTAGTSAVSSYFGQSGGAFGIAAAGADVWGAGGQHDDQFGAIYRAGALGQQTSVSARVVSINDANVWAKSGVMVRNDMTKAGVSAGYAVVAATARNGVVFEWDANGDGYLDTDARATVDSYRPVWVKLTRSGTSFAASYSYDGRNYVPIGAPVTLTSAAARQDAGIFSTSHDVTQSATNQFDSVRFAG
- a CDS encoding aldo/keto reductase, whose protein sequence is MDNLRSASTQPLPTRRLRTGQHLTELGLGAAQFGNLFTATTDERSTRAVTAALDAGIRYFDTAPHYGLGLSEHRLGQALAGAAADVLISSKVGRLLVESPETADRTDDDGFVVPATRRRVWDFSRDGILRSVEQSLARLGTDRIDIAYLHDPDDHWEAASTTGIATLVELREQGVVGAIGAGMNQSAMLSEFVERTDVDVVMVAGRLTLLDQSALRDLLPVATERGIGVVAAAVYNSGLLSTSTVDGSARYDYGRAPRPVVERATALAEVCERHGVSLPAAALQYPLRHPTVVSVVTGMRTEEHAQSTADRYREDIPESLWEELHASGLAPDPARPS
- a CDS encoding zinc-dependent alcohol dehydrogenase, with protein sequence MLAVSYVGDRTMVVEEREPADLRPGEVRVAVAYVGICGTDLHVFHGDMDARVSKPATIGHEMSGTVADLGPGVEGWSIGDPVTVMPLGWDGTCPACRAGNEHICQHLDFIGIDSPGALQQYWNVPASTLVRLPAGVSLRDAALIEPVAVAVHDVRRSELGNGDKAVVIGAGPIGVLIATVAVAFGADVVIAEIDPARRAAAAGLGLATLDPSSVDQTAWVAEWTAGAGADVVFEVSGSAAAVRSSTELIKVRGTLVVVAIHPQPRPMDLHRVFWRELRILGARVYQRRDFERAAELVAEGAIPVEKLVTGVVPLAEVQSAFGVLEAGQAMKLLVELNA
- a CDS encoding SDR family oxidoreductase, producing the protein MNPFDLTGRLAVVTGAKRGIGFAVAEALAAAGADVVGVSATLDPSSSEIGDRVRKHGREFSGHRVDFADRAAVVEFGEVLAAADRPVDILVNNAGTIRRAPAAEHPLAWFDEVLEVDLTSTFVLSQILGRRMLRGGYGRIVFTASLLSFQGGINVPGYAAAKSGTAGLVRALSNEWAGRGVTVNGIAPGYIATDNTQALQDDPDRSRAILERIPAGRWGVAPDIAGAAVFLASDAAGYVSGTVLPVDGGWLGR
- a CDS encoding ABC transporter substrate-binding protein → MIGINTAVRSRRRLAVAGLCAATAFLVLAGCGSNTKAEDGPRGFPEAKQDATSTITVWVDADRQAAAKAFQKANPDTKIQVVAYDGSANGSNSFRTKMQLFDRAGSGWPDVVFSTQNNDAAWASQQSAGKQAFAAVLDKGLVPGDTLAKFTAGSLNPCTVDGKVYCLRNDLAQAVLWYNKKLMDQLGYAVPTTWEEYQALGEKVAKQHPGYIIGTAGDAWTPEVFLWASKCQANDVTGPKAVTVKTDTTECKRAATMLDTLRGNGTVPVVSVFTPEFVKKYSGKVLMMPGPAWYAGAIFNNPQSLNVPAGQLGIAAPLPWKGDDKPVTGNVGGGTWFISSHSKNLAAAEKFAEFVTTADDYQVNVAPGYPAYAPAAEKWVAKQESSKYFATSLEPVVTAASQVWDGWGYGIFSQEAIWAKTMTTGITGGKSIVDLLPTWQQAIENQAKVDGYSVS